A genomic window from Nosocomiicoccus massiliensis includes:
- a CDS encoding DUF4064 domain-containing protein yields MAKRDYTVRVEPISRVPEKIIGWIGWIALLAVVVLIAYVSYAIGNDPQFMNIIEEEARRAAVEEGVNPQEVTNLLVGMLSKLWLLSLIGVIPLIISFIGLVKMKKRILAGSLLLITAIIIAPFVVTLFSSLMFVIAAVLLFVRKDKETSINDYNDRQVSPTYEDDTRVAKKPETSPAPVIAEDEDLEKTRMFTAVDEEDYKDISYDEDLSPLDDVDNDAKRTRRENLDKRNEE; encoded by the coding sequence ATGGCAAAACGAGATTACACCGTGAGAGTTGAACCGATTTCACGCGTGCCTGAAAAAATTATCGGTTGGATTGGTTGGATTGCGTTACTCGCAGTCGTAGTATTAATTGCCTACGTATCGTATGCGATTGGAAACGATCCACAATTTATGAATATTATTGAAGAAGAAGCGAGACGAGCAGCAGTAGAAGAGGGAGTTAACCCTCAAGAAGTAACAAATCTTCTCGTAGGAATGCTTAGTAAATTATGGCTTCTTAGCTTAATTGGAGTAATTCCGTTAATTATTTCATTTATCGGTTTAGTAAAAATGAAAAAGAGAATCTTAGCAGGTTCATTACTCTTAATTACAGCAATCATTATTGCACCATTTGTCGTAACATTATTCTCATCATTAATGTTCGTCATTGCAGCGGTATTATTATTTGTACGTAAAGATAAAGAAACGAGTATCAATGATTATAATGATCGTCAAGTATCACCGACTTATGAAGACGATACACGTGTCGCTAAAAAACCTGAAACTAGTCCAGCGCCAGTAATCGCTGAAGACGAAGATCTAGAAAAAACACGCATGTTTACGGCAGTAGACGAAGAGGATTATAAAGACATCAGCTACGACGAAGACTTATCTCCATTAGACGATGTAGATAACGATGCAAAACGTACGAGAAGAGAAAACCTCGATAAGAGAAATGAAGAGTAA
- a CDS encoding YktB family protein produces MKYTFTEEDFDVFTHDTLEKTMSELKKHARVKLENLGEYFSDYLTEMTDDTHFTHVAQHARRKVNPPIDSWVAFSTNKRGYKMLPHFQIGLFKDHAFCQYGIIYEAPSKEYMADRLINQVDDILNLGDGYFITKNHMKPEKMFIKDLKEDDVKKAIERLKTVKSGELMIGKFYDKNDPVLKSDEAFLEELKNVFNTLHTFYIEEESV; encoded by the coding sequence ATGAAGTACACATTTACTGAAGAAGATTTCGATGTATTTACACATGATACACTCGAAAAAACAATGTCTGAACTAAAAAAGCACGCACGAGTTAAGCTTGAAAATTTAGGTGAATATTTTAGTGATTACTTAACAGAAATGACGGATGACACACATTTTACACACGTCGCACAACATGCACGCCGTAAAGTGAACCCACCGATTGATTCTTGGGTTGCGTTTAGTACGAATAAACGTGGATATAAAATGTTACCGCACTTTCAAATTGGACTATTTAAAGACCATGCGTTTTGTCAGTACGGTATTATTTATGAAGCGCCGTCAAAAGAATATATGGCCGACCGTTTAATAAATCAAGTCGATGATATTTTAAATTTAGGTGACGGGTATTTTATTACAAAAAATCATATGAAACCTGAAAAGATGTTTATAAAAGATTTAAAAGAAGACGACGTTAAAAAAGCAATCGAACGTTTAAAAACGGTAAAATCTGGAGAGTTAATGATCGGTAAGTTTTACGATAAAAATGATCCGGTCTTAAAATCAGACGAAGCTTTCTTAGAAGAACTTAAAAACGTGTTCAATACACTGCATACATTTTATATTGAAGAAGAGTCGGTCTAA
- the lpdA gene encoding dihydrolipoyl dehydrogenase produces the protein MVVGDFAIEVDTVVIGAGPGGYVAAIRAAQLGQKVVLVEKDTVGGVCLNVGCIPSKALIASSHRYQDAKNSEDMGVKVKDVKLDFSKVQEFKGKVVDQLVGGVESLLKGNKVEVVKGEAYFSGKNSIKVATENQSQTYEFKHAIVATGSRPIEIPGFAFGDRVLDSTGALNLEKLPKKLVVIGGGYIGTELGTAYANLGTEVTILEGMKDILGGFERNMTSLVKRNLKKKDVKVVTEAMAKSAEETKDGVKVTYEDKKGNTETIEADYVLVTVGRRPNTDELGLEGIGVKLTDRGLVEVDKQGRSSVDSIFAIGDIVPGLPLAHKASYEAKVAAEAIAGEKSEVDYIGMPAVCFTEPELASVGINETEAKEEGLDIVTGRFPFAANGRAIGLNKTDGFVKLVARKEDGLVIGAQVAGDGASDIISELALAVETGMTLEDVALTIHPHPTLGEMPMEAAEAALGRPIHSL, from the coding sequence ATGGTTGTAGGAGATTTTGCAATCGAAGTAGATACAGTCGTCATTGGTGCTGGTCCAGGAGGATACGTAGCAGCAATTCGTGCGGCTCAGTTAGGACAAAAAGTTGTACTCGTTGAGAAAGATACAGTTGGAGGCGTATGCTTAAACGTTGGTTGTATTCCATCTAAAGCATTAATCGCTTCATCACACAGATATCAAGATGCTAAAAACTCTGAAGATATGGGCGTTAAAGTTAAAGACGTAAAATTAGATTTCTCTAAAGTACAAGAATTTAAAGGTAAAGTCGTCGACCAACTTGTTGGTGGTGTAGAATCACTACTTAAAGGTAACAAAGTTGAAGTTGTTAAAGGTGAAGCTTACTTCTCTGGTAAAAACAGCATTAAAGTTGCGACTGAAAACCAATCACAAACGTATGAGTTTAAACATGCGATTGTAGCGACAGGTTCTCGTCCGATTGAAATCCCAGGATTTGCATTTGGTGATCGTGTACTCGATTCAACAGGTGCACTTAACCTAGAAAAATTACCTAAAAAACTTGTTGTTATCGGTGGAGGATATATCGGTACTGAACTTGGTACTGCATATGCAAACTTAGGTACTGAAGTAACAATTTTAGAAGGTATGAAAGATATCTTAGGTGGTTTCGAAAGAAACATGACATCACTCGTTAAACGTAACCTTAAGAAAAAAGACGTTAAAGTTGTGACTGAGGCGATGGCAAAATCAGCTGAAGAAACTAAAGATGGCGTTAAAGTTACGTATGAAGATAAAAAAGGTAACACTGAGACAATCGAAGCAGACTACGTATTAGTTACTGTAGGTCGTCGTCCAAATACAGACGAACTTGGTTTAGAAGGTATCGGTGTTAAATTAACAGACAGAGGACTTGTTGAAGTTGATAAACAAGGTCGTTCATCTGTTGATTCAATCTTTGCAATTGGTGATATCGTACCTGGTTTACCACTTGCACATAAAGCAAGCTACGAAGCAAAAGTTGCTGCTGAAGCAATCGCTGGTGAAAAATCTGAAGTAGATTACATCGGTATGCCTGCAGTATGCTTCACAGAGCCTGAACTTGCATCAGTTGGTATTAATGAAACTGAAGCAAAAGAAGAAGGACTCGACATCGTTACAGGCCGTTTCCCATTTGCAGCAAATGGTCGTGCAATCGGTTTAAACAAAACAGATGGTTTCGTAAAACTCGTTGCGCGTAAAGAAGACGGATTAGTAATCGGTGCTCAAGTAGCTGGTGACGGCGCGTCAGACATCATTTCTGAACTTGCATTAGCAGTTGAAACAGGAATGACATTAGAAGACGTTGCATTAACAATTCACCCGCACCCAACATTAGGTGAAATGCCTATGGAAGCGGCTGAAGCAGCACTTGGACGTCCAATCCACTCATTATAA
- the cyoE gene encoding heme o synthase, translating to MQSHVSSERHTMTFIEKQQAFRVLIKEGIIKANLIPAFAAGFLAVMYYGHSFFSSLPLLLIMLLGVGLLIGGVAALNNYYDRDIDSVMKSKQQRPSIDGTYSGKDILWIGFSMVVIGEILLYSINMTAGTLGLLAGFGYVVLYSIYSKRHYVVNTVVGALPGAAPPLIGWAVIDPNLHTLAFAMFFVMFIWQPPHFYALAINRKDEYSTANIPMLPSVKGEKRTVRSIVMWISLLVITPFFMTDLGIWFVVLITLLNLSWLILSLNMFKPITDYKRYAKTVFVFSLNYILIFYVMIIVAGLLI from the coding sequence ATGCAGAGTCATGTGTCTAGTGAAAGGCATACGATGACGTTTATTGAAAAACAACAAGCATTTCGAGTGTTAATTAAAGAAGGTATCATAAAAGCGAACTTGATCCCAGCATTTGCTGCTGGTTTTCTAGCTGTTATGTATTATGGTCATTCTTTTTTCAGCTCGCTTCCATTGTTGTTAATCATGCTATTAGGTGTTGGTCTTTTAATTGGTGGCGTTGCTGCACTGAATAACTATTATGACCGGGATATTGATTCAGTTATGAAGTCTAAGCAACAACGACCAAGTATCGACGGCACGTATAGTGGGAAAGACATCCTATGGATTGGTTTTTCAATGGTTGTTATAGGAGAAATTCTCTTATATTCAATTAATATGACTGCAGGTACACTTGGCCTCTTAGCTGGTTTTGGCTATGTAGTCCTATATTCCATCTACTCTAAAAGACATTATGTTGTCAATACAGTAGTTGGAGCATTACCAGGAGCAGCACCTCCCTTAATTGGATGGGCGGTTATAGACCCAAACTTACATACACTCGCGTTTGCGATGTTCTTTGTAATGTTTATATGGCAACCACCGCACTTTTACGCTTTAGCAATAAATCGTAAAGATGAGTACAGCACCGCTAACATTCCAATGTTACCGAGTGTGAAGGGAGAAAAACGTACGGTTAGGTCGATTGTGATGTGGATATCACTACTCGTCATTACCCCGTTTTTCATGACTGATTTAGGGATTTGGTTTGTCGTATTAATCACACTGCTGAACTTAAGTTGGTTAATACTTTCCTTAAACATGTTTAAGCCAATCACCGATTACAAGCGCTATGCAAAAACAGTGTTTGTATTTTCTTTAAATTACATTCTTATTTTTTACGTTATGATTATAGTCGCCGGTCTATTAATCTAA
- a CDS encoding COX15/CtaA family protein: MFWLYKKLKIVAVITTLIMVFVQIGGALVTKTGSAEGCGDSWPLCHGQLIPKDWPLDTIIEIAHRGVSGIAIIFLIIFGVMAWKQLSHIRETKFLVCVSLSFILIQSLIGAAAVVGLWHGEFVLAAHFGISLICFAAVFVLTLLVFHVDLKYDTKGLIIHKGLRRHTIGIIIYIYFVIYSGALVRHADASLACTKWPHCMPNQILPTNFYQAVQMGHRFLVLILFIWMVIALIHVLKHYSNYRVIKNGWIIMMTLLVLQIITGALTIFTYANIFIALFHALFITLIFGILCYYILLISRPDYEP, translated from the coding sequence GTGTTTTGGTTGTATAAAAAATTGAAAATAGTGGCGGTGATCACTACACTCATCATGGTTTTTGTTCAAATCGGTGGAGCACTCGTGACAAAAACTGGATCTGCTGAAGGGTGTGGAGATTCTTGGCCACTATGTCATGGTCAACTTATCCCTAAAGACTGGCCATTAGATACGATAATTGAGATTGCACATAGAGGTGTATCTGGAATCGCAATTATCTTTTTAATCATCTTTGGAGTTATGGCTTGGAAACAACTCTCACATATTAGAGAGACGAAGTTTCTCGTCTGTGTATCTCTTAGTTTTATTCTCATCCAAAGTTTAATTGGTGCCGCGGCAGTTGTTGGTTTATGGCACGGTGAGTTTGTTCTCGCTGCACACTTTGGAATTTCGTTAATATGTTTTGCAGCTGTGTTCGTGTTAACACTACTCGTCTTCCACGTTGACTTAAAGTATGATACGAAAGGTCTTATCATACATAAAGGACTGAGACGTCATACGATCGGGATTATTATTTATATTTATTTCGTAATATATAGCGGCGCATTAGTTAGACATGCCGATGCATCACTCGCATGTACAAAATGGCCACACTGTATGCCAAACCAAATTTTACCAACGAACTTTTATCAAGCCGTTCAAATGGGACACCGCTTTTTAGTACTCATACTATTTATTTGGATGGTTATCGCTTTAATTCACGTATTAAAACATTACAGCAACTACCGAGTCATTAAGAACGGTTGGATTATCATGATGACTTTACTCGTATTACAAATCATCACAGGTGCTTTAACGATATTTACGTACGCAAATATTTTCATCGCACTATTCCATGCATTATTTATCACTTTAATATTCGGTATACTATGCTATTACATCTTACTCATTAGTCGACCGGACTATGAACCATAA
- the typA gene encoding translational GTPase TypA, translating to MTVRKDLRNIAIIAHVDHGKTTLVDQLLKQSGLFRDNEHVEDRAMDSGDIEKERGITILSKNTAIDYEDVRINILDTPGHADFGGEVERILKMVDGVILVVDAFEGTMPQTRFVLKKALDVGVTPLVVVNKIDKPQARPEAVVDEVLELFIDLGADDDQLEFPVVYASAMNGTASLDPETQDDNMKVLYDTILESVPAPVDNSDEPLQFQVSLLDYNDYVGRIGIGRVFRGSISVGENVSLVKLDGTVKQFRVTKMFGFLGLKRIEIEHAKAGDIIALSGLEDINVGETVTDRETVEALPAPTIDEPTLQMTFSVNNSPFAGREGKFVTARQIKDRLDIQLETDVSLRVDQGATPDQFIVSGRGELHLSILIENMRREGYELQVSKPEVIIREIDGKKHEPFERVQINVPSEHAGSVIESLGQRKGEMLDMATEDGQTKLVFLVPSRGLIGYTTDFMTMTHGYGILNHTFEDYRPVIQGKIGGRRNGVLVSINKGPASAFAIMNLEDRGTNFTEPGTEVYEGMIVGENSRENDLGVNITKTKAHTNMRSATKDQTETMKRPRIMTLEEALEYINVDELVEVTPESIRLRKKILNKSERDRALKNAKKQEE from the coding sequence ATGACAGTAAGAAAAGATTTAAGAAATATAGCGATTATCGCCCACGTAGACCACGGTAAAACGACGTTAGTCGACCAATTATTAAAACAATCTGGTTTATTTAGAGACAACGAACACGTTGAGGACCGTGCGATGGACAGTGGCGATATTGAAAAAGAGCGCGGTATTACAATTTTATCTAAAAACACTGCGATTGATTATGAAGATGTAAGAATTAATATTTTAGATACACCAGGACACGCAGACTTCGGTGGAGAAGTAGAACGTATTTTAAAAATGGTCGACGGAGTAATACTCGTCGTTGATGCATTTGAAGGTACGATGCCACAGACGCGTTTCGTGCTTAAAAAAGCTTTAGACGTCGGTGTGACGCCGCTTGTTGTCGTCAATAAAATCGATAAACCACAAGCACGACCTGAAGCGGTTGTCGACGAAGTACTTGAACTATTTATCGATTTAGGAGCAGATGATGACCAACTTGAATTCCCAGTCGTATACGCTTCAGCGATGAACGGAACTGCAAGCTTAGATCCAGAAACTCAAGACGACAATATGAAAGTGCTATACGATACGATTTTAGAGTCTGTTCCTGCACCTGTAGATAATAGCGATGAACCGTTACAATTCCAAGTATCATTATTAGATTATAACGATTACGTTGGACGTATCGGTATCGGTCGTGTATTTAGAGGGTCAATTTCAGTTGGAGAAAATGTATCACTCGTTAAATTAGATGGTACAGTAAAACAATTTAGAGTCACTAAAATGTTTGGATTTTTAGGTCTGAAACGTATTGAAATTGAACATGCGAAAGCTGGAGACATTATCGCATTAAGTGGTTTAGAAGATATTAACGTCGGTGAAACAGTCACAGACCGTGAAACAGTAGAAGCACTCCCTGCACCAACTATTGATGAACCTACGTTACAAATGACGTTTTCAGTAAATAACTCACCATTTGCTGGGCGTGAAGGTAAATTTGTAACAGCACGTCAAATTAAAGACCGCTTAGATATTCAACTAGAAACGGACGTATCGTTAAGAGTCGACCAAGGAGCAACGCCAGATCAGTTTATCGTTTCTGGACGTGGAGAGTTACACTTATCCATCTTAATTGAAAATATGAGACGTGAAGGATACGAGCTTCAAGTATCTAAACCAGAAGTTATTATTCGTGAAATTGATGGTAAAAAACATGAACCGTTTGAGCGCGTACAAATTAACGTACCAAGTGAACATGCAGGAAGTGTCATTGAGTCGCTCGGCCAACGTAAAGGTGAAATGTTAGATATGGCGACTGAAGATGGTCAAACGAAACTCGTGTTTTTAGTACCATCTCGTGGTTTAATAGGATATACGACAGATTTTATGACGATGACTCACGGTTATGGTATTTTAAACCATACGTTTGAAGATTATCGTCCAGTAATCCAAGGTAAAATTGGTGGACGTCGTAACGGTGTACTCGTTTCTATTAACAAAGGTCCAGCGAGCGCATTTGCAATTATGAACTTAGAAGACCGTGGAACAAACTTCACTGAACCTGGTACAGAAGTGTATGAGGGAATGATTGTCGGTGAGAACTCACGTGAAAATGATTTAGGTGTAAACATTACGAAAACAAAAGCACACACAAATATGCGTTCAGCAACAAAGGACCAAACAGAAACGATGAAACGTCCAAGAATTATGACGCTAGAAGAAGCGTTAGAATATATTAACGTCGATGAGTTAGTAGAAGTGACGCCAGAGTCGATTCGTTTACGTAAAAAGATTTTAAACAAAAGTGAACGCGACCGTGCGCTAAAGAATGCTAAAAAGCAAGAGGAGTAG
- a CDS encoding DUF5325 family protein — protein MEKKSKGIFFILAVLAIVLLVLLSVTLAEEMWGFAILLAIGFVAIFGIGFTLKKKYRENDWL, from the coding sequence ATGGAGAAAAAATCGAAAGGGATTTTTTTCATACTTGCGGTACTCGCAATCGTTTTACTCGTTTTATTATCAGTCACACTCGCTGAAGAGATGTGGGGATTCGCAATACTATTAGCAATTGGATTTGTTGCAATTTTTGGTATTGGTTTTACATTAAAGAAAAAATATCGCGAAAACGATTGGCTATAA
- a CDS encoding inositol monophosphatase family protein gives MDVYEFAKSLIRDAGDFIETRRLEGFEVMRKTGPHDLVTPVDKETEEFIYKRIKAQFPEHNIVGEETYGKDVKTLKGFTWIVDPIDGTVNFINQNDNFAISVGIYKDEEPYCGFVYDVANKVLYHSKVGEGAYRNSEKIKEVDYQPLDDTIVGVSHKWLLKDDVRQFFIELVDKARSVRNRGSAALDFTSVADGKYGAVVFYELFPWDYAGGRILTNELGLKCVTLTGEDVPELEASSVVCGHEKLVDEILEIFDHESFKEVHDKFFIK, from the coding sequence ATGGATGTATATGAATTTGCAAAATCATTAATACGAGACGCTGGAGATTTTATTGAAACGAGACGACTTGAAGGCTTTGAAGTAATGAGAAAGACTGGACCACATGATTTAGTGACGCCAGTCGATAAAGAAACAGAAGAATTTATTTATAAGCGTATTAAAGCACAGTTCCCTGAACACAATATCGTTGGTGAAGAGACATATGGTAAAGACGTTAAAACGTTAAAAGGGTTTACGTGGATTGTCGACCCGATTGACGGTACAGTAAACTTCATTAACCAAAACGATAACTTTGCGATTTCTGTCGGTATATATAAAGACGAAGAACCGTATTGTGGATTTGTGTATGACGTAGCGAATAAAGTACTCTATCACTCAAAAGTTGGTGAAGGCGCTTATAGAAATAGCGAGAAAATTAAAGAAGTTGACTATCAGCCATTAGACGATACAATCGTCGGCGTGAGTCATAAATGGTTATTAAAAGACGACGTGAGACAATTCTTTATCGAACTAGTCGATAAAGCACGATCTGTACGAAATAGAGGAAGCGCAGCACTCGACTTTACGTCAGTCGCTGATGGTAAATATGGAGCTGTCGTATTTTACGAACTCTTCCCATGGGATTATGCCGGGGGTAGAATTTTAACAAATGAACTCGGACTAAAATGTGTGACGTTAACAGGTGAAGACGTTCCAGAACTTGAAGCATCGAGTGTCGTATGTGGGCATGAGAAATTAGTCGATGAAATACTCGAGATATTTGATCACGAATCATTTAAAGAAGTACACGACAAATTCTTTATTAAATAA
- a CDS encoding FtsW/RodA/SpoVE family cell cycle protein produces MKKAKRLNYPISKTNQHIDYVIIFAYIALAIIGLVMIYSGSMVKSSRSEMTNFNPKFFFDSQLRFVIFGMTIFVIITFFTSSRLFRKPIIPIALIAGSILLLLATQIFGIEVNGEKNWIRLGFINLQTSEFVKIVVIMYLAYVYDRRLRIKTELIPTDTKHLMPFVLVLVMTLWIGRNDFGTSLIILSIIISMFFYLNFERKFTFMIFAGIVGIIILVVGAFIMFDGQFLSSYQLARIDTFFHPFNDPYGDGYQLTNSLIAIANGGLIGQGIGNGILKLGFLPEAQTDFIFSVIAEELGLIGVLIVLGLYATIVIKAFYYSYHTGDLYLRLITFGIGIYITIQCFFNIGGATKTIPLTGVPLPLLSYGGSSFLSISIALAVLSVAIKEIRYRKAINRD; encoded by the coding sequence ATGAAGAAAGCAAAACGCTTAAACTACCCGATTAGTAAGACAAATCAGCACATTGATTATGTCATTATATTTGCATACATAGCACTTGCAATCATTGGCCTTGTCATGATTTATAGTGGGAGTATGGTTAAATCATCACGCAGTGAGATGACGAACTTTAATCCAAAGTTTTTCTTTGATTCGCAGTTACGTTTTGTCATATTTGGGATGACGATATTTGTAATTATTACATTTTTTACGAGTTCACGATTATTTAGAAAGCCGATTATTCCAATTGCGTTAATTGCGGGAAGTATTCTTTTACTTCTTGCGACTCAAATCTTTGGTATTGAAGTAAACGGTGAGAAAAACTGGATTCGTCTCGGATTTATAAATTTACAGACATCTGAGTTCGTTAAAATTGTTGTCATTATGTATTTAGCATATGTTTATGACAGGCGACTACGTATAAAAACAGAGCTTATCCCTACAGATACGAAGCACTTGATGCCATTTGTACTCGTACTCGTAATGACGTTATGGATTGGTAGAAATGACTTCGGAACGTCGTTAATCATTTTATCGATTATTATCTCGATGTTTTTCTATTTAAACTTTGAACGGAAATTTACGTTTATGATATTTGCAGGAATTGTAGGTATTATCATCCTTGTCGTCGGAGCTTTTATCATGTTTGACGGACAATTTTTAAGTTCATATCAGCTCGCGAGAATCGATACGTTTTTCCATCCATTTAACGACCCGTATGGTGACGGTTATCAGCTTACGAACAGCTTAATTGCGATAGCCAATGGAGGACTAATTGGGCAAGGTATTGGAAACGGCATATTGAAACTCGGATTTTTACCTGAAGCACAGACGGACTTTATATTTTCAGTTATCGCAGAAGAGCTTGGGCTCATCGGGGTACTTATCGTACTAGGATTATATGCAACAATTGTCATTAAAGCATTTTATTATTCATATCATACTGGAGATTTATATTTAAGACTCATTACGTTTGGGATTGGTATATATATTACAATCCAATGTTTCTTTAACATTGGAGGCGCAACGAAAACTATTCCATTAACGGGTGTTCCGTTACCGTTGCTCAGTTACGGTGGATCAAGTTTCTTGAGTATATCGATTGCATTAGCAGTATTATCTGTGGCTATTAAAGAAATTAGATATCGTAAAGCAATCAATCGTGATTAA
- a CDS encoding YlaN family protein, with protein sequence MSSEETLKRLALETLEQDADRIVQLIRVQMDNLTMPQCPVYEEVLDTQMFGLSKEIHFAVRLGLIDREHGRSILADLEKQVSDVHEAYYEHREQLKKANK encoded by the coding sequence TTGTCTAGTGAAGAAACTTTAAAAAGGCTTGCATTAGAAACACTCGAGCAAGATGCAGATAGAATCGTACAACTGATTCGTGTTCAAATGGATAATTTGACAATGCCTCAATGCCCGGTATATGAAGAAGTGTTAGATACTCAAATGTTCGGGTTATCTAAAGAAATTCATTTTGCAGTGAGACTAGGGTTAATAGATAGAGAGCATGGACGTTCGATATTAGCAGATTTAGAAAAGCAAGTATCAGACGTACATGAAGCGTATTATGAGCATAGAGAACAACTAAAAAAGGCAAATAAGTAG
- a CDS encoding UPF0223 family protein — translation MEYSYPLDLEWSTEEIITVTHFYQTIEKGYESGVTHNELQTAYESFKEIVPSKAEEKTLFNEFEKASSYHPWGLIKELKDTNSNDIIKK, via the coding sequence ATGGAATATAGTTACCCACTTGATTTAGAATGGTCGACAGAAGAAATAATTACAGTGACGCACTTTTATCAAACGATTGAAAAGGGATATGAATCAGGTGTGACTCATAATGAGTTACAGACTGCTTATGAATCGTTTAAAGAAATTGTACCGAGTAAAGCAGAAGAAAAAACATTATTTAACGAGTTTGAAAAAGCATCTAGCTATCATCCTTGGGGACTTATTAAAGAGTTAAAAGATACGAATTCAAATGATATTATTAAAAAATAA
- a CDS encoding YlaH-like family protein yields the protein MFFSFVLMTAAQTDESSLYNRLSMFGKLYGADQNPDTAMWLLFITVYVLSVLAYVLGFAKKLKLWQNIVIYIIMLLFSLPLTFFAAFYPVAECLIVIVFVMGMYRFRLYNEKKKGTISFDKKETNK from the coding sequence ATGTTTTTTTCGTTCGTCTTAATGACAGCGGCACAAACAGACGAGAGTAGCTTATATAACCGATTGTCGATGTTTGGTAAGCTATATGGCGCAGATCAAAATCCAGATACTGCGATGTGGTTATTGTTTATTACTGTATACGTACTATCCGTTCTCGCATACGTACTTGGTTTTGCGAAAAAGTTAAAACTTTGGCAAAATATCGTGATTTATATCATCATGCTATTATTCTCATTACCACTGACATTTTTTGCAGCGTTTTACCCGGTGGCAGAGTGTTTAATCGTCATCGTATTTGTAATGGGAATGTACAGATTTAGACTATATAATGAAAAGAAAAAAGGTACGATTTCATTCGATAAAAAAGAAACGAATAAATAA